The sequence below is a genomic window from Carassius gibelio isolate Cgi1373 ecotype wild population from Czech Republic chromosome A17, carGib1.2-hapl.c, whole genome shotgun sequence.
GAAGATTTGTTATTTGGGTGTAGGGTTTGTAAATATTGGGGTAAGCTGATGTCTGGTGAAAATGGGCTTGATAGGTCATGCTAATTAATGTTATTATCAATTGCAGTGATTTTTGAGTTTGGGAAGGTGTCAAAATGGCCCTATTAAGACCACCCAAATTCAAAGTTGTTTTTTGAAGATACTGTACATTAATAGTTTTTTAATAAAGTGTATATGCATTTTACAATTAAAACAGTCCAGTACACATTATTTTTGTCATAGACTGATCATATTAAAAttgcttaatttgtaaatattataaacCCAGAGcagtttttttaatgcattgtacATGTGTATCGCATCAtgctttttattgtaaatgttgcaCATTACATGAAATAAGATCATTCCGGTGCATTTTTGATTGACCAACTTGACAACTGTAAAAACTGCTGATGAAGCTAAAATAAAGCTTTAGTAGTTTGCACTTTTCAGCATCAATTCAACGAAAACCAAAGTCAATCTGGATGTTTCTCTAGTTTTACCTTAGTCCCTTCAACCGGTTCTTATCACCTACCTTGAAAAATTTAgaagtttataaaataaaagaatgtgtTTGAGCACAAATTCAGTTAATGTTTTTAGATGAGGTTAAGTCTTAGCTTCGTATGCTTCTGAAGCAGGGAATAGTGGTTAATAGTGCATTAAAAGCATTCTTTATAAGCCCTCATGACAAAAACGTGGTGTATATGGATTATAATTACAGAGATTTAAATCTGATTTTAGCTTGAATATGTtctgtttatattaaatataattaaccattttatcattttttattctaTTCAGAACTGTAATTGTTCTTCTGCATCTTTGGGAGCATCACTTAGGCTCCGTCATGTACTTGCTATTCGTGATCTATTAAAATGCCAGTATTGCCTTTGAATGTCAGGAAAATAAATCATATCAGGATGCATTGCGTTTATCATCTCTTCATTTGAACAATTACAATATGCAGCCAACACTGGAAAAGCTTCTTCAGTGGAATATACAGCTTTGATGCGGTTTAGTGTGACCTAgagattcattttatttgtgtaatgttAAGCCCACAGTTTCTGTAGATGCTTATTCAATTTATTCGTAGATTTATAACTTTAATTGTAGCAGCACAGTGGTCATCAGGTACTACAGACAATATATTCTAGATGTTCTCCATTTTCGTTGATCAGTGGGCATGAAGGTCTAATAAATACCAGGTGTCAGTTACACACAGTGGGTATGGAAAGTATTCAGATccccttacatttttcactctgttttattgcagccatttgctaaaattaagttatttttttcctcattaagttacacagcaccccatattgacaaaaacacagaattgttgacatttttgcacatttattaaagaaAACCTGAAATCACATGGtcaagtattcagaccctttgctcagtatttagtagaagcaccttTTTGATCTATACAGCCATGACTCtttttttgggaaagatgcaacaaatttttcacacctggatttggggatcctctgtcattcctccttgcagatcctctccagttctgtcagggtGGATGGTTAATGGAGAATCCTTCAGGTGCTTTTTAGCAAACATGCAGGCTTTcatgtcttgcactgaggagaggcttccgtcgggccactctgccataaagccctgACTGGTGGAGgactgcagtgatggttgactttctacaactttctcccacctcCCGCCTGCAtccctggagctcagccacagtgatctttgggttctccTTTACCTCTCagatagctcagtttggctggACGGCCACATCTAGGAAGGATTATGGTCGTCCCAaacatcttccatttaaggattatggaggtcaatgtgctcttaggaaccttaagtgcagcagaatttttttgaaaccttggccagatctgtgcttcgccacaattctgtctcttagctcttcaggcagttcttttgacctcatgattctcatctgCTCTAACACGGACTTTGAGCTggaaggtcttatatagacagatgtgtggctttcctaatcaagtccaatcagtctaatcaaacacagctggactcaaatgaaggtgtagaaatggacagcacctgagttaaatatatgagtgtcacagcaaagagtctgaatacttaggaccatgtgatatttaagtttttcttttttaataaatgtcaacaattctgtgtttttctgtcaatatggggtgctgtgtgtacattgaggggaaaaaaattaacttaaatgattttagcaaatggctgcaatataacaaagagtgaaaaatgtaagggggTTTCTTTCCGTACCTACTGTATGTAATAGATGCAAGTTACTATGCAACAAATGGgctgtaaaaagtgttttaaaatgtagagaATAGAAGTCAAGGAGGATTTGGACTTTTTGGAGGCTGTGCTGATGAACAGAACCAGGGGCATTAGGCCAGAATCAACTTTGATCTTGAGCTGCTGTAAAACAGAGGAGTTTCCTGCAACCTCCTGCCTCAGTACTATAGGTTCATAACTATAATCTATAGATGCTTTTATGCTGTAGGTTCATAACTATAATCTATAGATGCTTTTATGCTTCCATGCATATGTCAGACAAGACCGTGAATATGCGAATAAAAGAAACAATGAGCAACTCTAAATTCCTCAGAGCATTGATACATTATTTAAATTGCATGCACAACAGTAGCCTTGCATTTAATGCTTGTTGTAGCAAGATTGCAACTCTCTTGATGATTGTTATTGTTAAAAGTAGCGATGCATTTTGCATTCTTAAACAATTATCTGTGTTACTATTTTCATGTGTGCAGGCCAGTAAACTTTGTTGGTTTGTCATCAAGTAATTTCAGTAGAAGCAGTTTTGCGTGCCTGTGGTTTGACACGTCTCCATATGAGCGATTTTGATATCTTGTGTCACTGTGGTTCGGCTAGCTTATTAAAACCAGATTTGATGTCTAAGGTGACACCTTTACATTTGGAATGTTTTGTATTCCAATATCAGAAAGCCTGGTAATATATACCTCTATGTGGCGCATGCATCAGTTGGTTATTTTATGACTTGCATTGTTCGGTTTCTACCACTAAAGGCTTGTTACAAGGTTTGTGTATTGCAAAATGAATACTGAACAAATCCTTAAAACCTCTTAGATTTATTGGTGTTTTTGCTTATTTGGTGTGTCTGATGCCTCTGCATAATTAAACCTTTTGAAGCTTTTTGAGGGTGCATGGGTGAGCAGAAATCTTTTTTTATGCGTTTCATGCAGCGCAGACACCAGAAGACAGTCGTACTCGCTCATCAGCAGAATTAATTCTTGAAGAACATGTCGCAGGGAAGTTGAATTCTTCATTTTGTTAAAAGGAGCCTCCCTGTTTTCTCGTTTGCTTCATTGCATTAAACTCTGCCATATGGAATGCGTATTGTGCTGGCACGAGTTTTGCATTTGCAGCGTCATAAGTTGTAGCTTCCTTTTTAAACTCGAAATGAATTGAAATACGGTGTTTTACGGGATAagcagacgcatgtgtgtgtgggcAACAGCCTGGCATTGAGAGCACTATTCTCAGACAAGCGTCCGTATGCAGTGATTCATCCTCCGCTTCTTCACTGAAAGTAGGTTGACCGCCTCGGATGGAATTTTTCTTGGCAGTTTTCCCTAAAGTTAACCTCCTTCCCCCTCCTCACGTGTCCCGGCTTTCTGCTGTTTAAAGTCTATTCAAAATTTGTGGTAATGCATGCAGTGTCTTTGCCTCGACCTCAGACAGGCTATGCACTTCTGTTGCAATGGGTGGTCAATAACGGTGCAGTGACTTTGACATTTTCTTAGAAAAATAATGCTTCAGTTAGAGCTCCACTCCTTTTCCtagataaaaacatgttttagtttttttagtttagaCTGTTATTATGACTTTTATACACTATGCAGCCAAGTGTCACCATTTATCAGCGTGAGTTTAAGGATTTCCTCCAACATCAATCTCTAATGCAGCAGCTCCGTCTCTCTTTTTGTTGGCAGAATGTCCCATTACACAGATGAGCCTCGTTTTACCATTGAGCAGATCGACTTGCTGCAGCGGCTACGTCGGAGCGGCATGACAAAGCAAGAGATCTTGAACGCGCTGGACACCCTCGACCGGCTGGACCGCGAGCACGTGGAGAAGTTCGGCCACCGGCACGCCCACGCCGGAAATGGGGCAGCCGGCATCAATCACGGCAACACCACCACCTCTTCAAACTCCTGCACTACCTCCTCTAACAACCTCACAGCCTCTTCTTCAACGACATCTACAGCCACGCAGACAGGGTACCGTGGCAATGGCCTCTCTCCATCCCCTTGCAACAACTATGACACCTCCCCGCCCCCGACTGTCCCCACCCCCGTGCCAGTAGTAGCACCCATGGTCCAAAATGGACGGGACAGCCTCGCCTCTATGCCCAATGGTAAGCTCTCCCCGCCCCGCTTCGCCGTTAGCAACACCTCCTCGCGGGCCTTCGCTTTCGAGCACCCAGATGAGGACGTGGACATCGATGATAAAGTCGAGGAGCTCATGAGGTGAGTGGGAAACCATCACAATAGGACAGTTCCCATTCAGAATGATTAAATAGTCCTTTAAGAAATGCTCCCAAAAATAGTATTGATGTTTTTCATtttgatgtctctctctctctctctctctctgttgttgtagaATGGACAGTGCTATAATTAAAGAAGAGATTAAAGCCTTCTTGGGGAACCGGCGAATATCACAGGCAGTAGTTGCCCAAGTTACAGGTTAGTTTGCTCTTgccaaaacaaataacaaatatattgtgATTTATGCTATGACCATTGATATAATATTTCCCTATTATTTAGAGACCCATTATGTTCCTTCAAGCTATATTCCAGTAACATTTAAACAGAAATGTCATCTGTATGGCTGCTTTTTATTACAGCTGTGGGATTTGTCATGGCATGCCTTCGAGAGGCATATGCAAGTCAGTTTTTGCCCTTATAAGCTTTGTGTGGTTGTCTGCAGGTATCAGTCAGAGCCGGATCTCTCATTGGCTGCTCCAGCAGGGCTCAGACCTCAGCGAGCAGAAGAAAAGAGCTTTCTACCGCTGGTACCAACTAGAGAAAACTACACCTGGTAACAGCCAACCCCAGAGTCCTTTACCCATGTAGCACCTCGTGTCTGTCATCTAATAATAGCTCTAACTCTAAACTCAAGACATCACAATCACAAAACATCTTTGGCTGATAAAAATGTTGTTCCACGTCCTACTTGTGTAATGCAGGTTCTAACTTAATTTTTTGATTGAGTACGAGCTCATTTCCctgtttttacatttcatatcACGTTTTGCAATGctttgcataataataaaaaaacattcataatttaATCTTTATCAAATCTGAAAATGAATATTACTTTTTCATTTTGTACATTGTAATGTTTTGATGCAtaaattctgttttaaaatgattgatttagTTTAATAAGATCTGGAGTACCATATGGGATTTCAATGGGCATATCATAATATCTATCGAAGTAGCAAGTAATATCAATACAGTGCTGCTTTGCACattgcatatattttatattattattttattagatgtgaaatgtgaaaaaaaatcataattctgTATAAACCATATCACATTTTCTGATTATAAAATTGGGTTTTAAATAAGAAGTGCAATGATACTTTTCATAATATTTGATTTCAAAAGTTGCCATATGTTTGatttattgtgttgttttgtcatttgatactgttttcattttcttttatattgaattttgtatgtttaatatactttaaatgtgaCATTAAATGGTGCTTAATATAAACCTTAATAgcatagctcacccaaaaatgaaaattgtcatcatttactcaccaagttgtagtatgaaaaaaaaaatctgtggaagtcaatggctaccgttaaCGGTTTGGTTAGCATCACTCTTCAAAATATTCTCTCTTGtgttcaatagaaaaaaaaaaatcatacaggtttggaataacttgaggCCGATTAAATGATGACGGAAATTCAGTTTTGGTTGAACTATACAGCATTAAATAGCCCTGGCAAAAAAGGAAtaattgtttatttgtgtttgtctgtATTAGTTTGACACGAGTCTTTCATCTCAGATCACTCAGGCTGATCTGAGGAAAGATATCAGACATTGAGTGAATAGATAAGAAGGTCAGGCGCcggttttctcattaaaatttgCTTCCGGACTCAGTGAAAAGGCTTTGGTCTACCGGAAAGTCTTTCCTCAGAAGCACTCAGACTGTCACCCTTATGACACTTCATCTCAGATGACACGTCATGTTTGTGTCCCAGGTGCGACTCTAGCGATGCGGCCCACCCCGATGGCCCTGGAGGACATTGTGGAGTGGCGTCAAACCCCTCCCCCTATTAGCAGCACCCAGGGCAGCTTCCGTCTGCGGCGTGGCAGCCGCTTCACCTGGAGGAAAGAGTGTCTGGCGGTGATGGAGAGGTGAGAGGATGTGTGTGAAGTGTCTGATTGCTCAGGACAAGTCATTGTAGGTCATTCCAGGATAATGACTTTTTGATTTTGTAACCGTGATCTTTGAGGTAACACTTCACAACAAGATTCCAtgtagttaactacattagtgaACAAGAACAAACAATGGAAAATAATTCTAAATCATTTTTGATGTTAAAGTGTATTAATAAGTTTATTGTGTTCttttggctcagtggtagagcattgcgttagcagtacaaaaggttgtgggtttgattcccagggaacacacatatgggtaaaaaaaagtgtataccgtattttccggactataagtcgcactatttttcatagtttggctgttcctgcgacttatagtaaggtgcgacttatttatcaaaattaatttgacatgaacccagagatattaaccaagagaaaacattaacgtctccagccgccagagggcgctctatgctgctcattgctcctgtagcctacactgaagacatagagcgccctcttgcggctgtagatggtaatgttttttttcccttggtgctaaataaatgcaacttatagtccagtgcgacttatatatgttttcttcctcatcatgacatatcagggtccccgcgggtccttaaaaagtcttgaaatgtcttaaatacaattttcgatttttaaggtctgaaaatgtcttgaatcctggaattttccatatgaatgtcttaaatttcatgtgggatcttaaatttcatgtccgactcgtcatttttatttattttttcgacCGCACTTTGACCAGCGTAACATTTGGGGGCAGCACTTCGTCGGTGCAACCTGCATCATTCCATAGGTGACATAcgagtaagtgattaatgaacGCGTTGCGTTGATGGTTCGCCACCACGGCATTTTGCGAAATCGCAAGCATGGGCAAAGACGATAAAGCTGTGGACAAGACCACGATTGTCAGGTCTCCCTATCTTGGTTCTCAGTTTTGAGCCCCTCAACGGCAGAAGACTTGCTGGAGCACTTTAAGGTAAGActctaaaagtaacatttaaaattatttgaatatgttaaaatgcttcatgtgtttttgttatttcctaatgaatatttggGACAATATATAGATGCGTCACAATTGttggattgatttaaattttttcagaaTACTTTGCGAattgattctgagcttagtttttgcagatggcgctctaggctagtttttaaccgaacactcaaatgctcacgacgaagagcgctcgtgcgttctgctgagtctgagaatgtaattgatatattgcttttatgacgcgagattaatgtaaacgccccactgcaaacacccttgtacttcgcttcaacgttttcaaactttattaattgttattttatagtaggttcaagtggtgtgtgtaaggCATCTAAACGCAGTGGCATCTGttgttaaaaactaaactaagaatcGTTTTCGAGagagaatcgcgatgcattcagaaaaattggaatcgatccagaataatttctcgattcaaaatgcatcgatatattgtcccagccaatcagttaaaaaaatgttgtgggtgGGTGACATCTAGGCATAGGACTTTTGCATTATGGACGGAAGGCAGTGCTGTACATAACTTTACTGTATAAAGCATTCAATATGCATTATGCttcttgcatattttttatgtgaaaagtaaaattgaattgaattaaatgatGTAGCCCAGTTCATAATTAGACTCCAAATatctgttttgtgcttctaaATTTTAGGTTAACAATGTTGACACTGAACCCTATCACATAGGCCCAATTTGTGAGCATTCACTATTATGGCTTAActtgtttctcaaacattttttctttcaaatcaaggaccacttggtcaataaaaaaacaaaaaaaaacaatcttgacatatttggcttaatgatcatccctaatgcatgtaaaaatgcaggccattttagtcttctgaaaccatggcTAACTTCTCCTGCTGATAATGTGCATGATTAGAAAACAAGTCATGAGAAGTGAATTGGAAATGTTCAACGGCGTCACAGTCCATGTCAGTCATTTTTGGTGGATGACTTTTGCTCACAGACCTCTTTGGTAATCTGGCATACCTCCAGTGGTCCCCAGACCACAGTTTGAGAATCACTACTTTAGACAAACCATCtaatctgagtgaacatgaatgaaaatgttatcattcttgaggtggactttgttttgattttatttttttataatttcaggaggGCACCAAGGAACTTAATTTAAGGAACATGCTTTCTGTGTCAATGGATGGACCCACAGTAAATTGGAAAGTCATGGATCTCCTACAACTGGAACATGCAATAAATTTCTGATCCTGATCTTTCCTACAATTGTCTGACGTTCATTAGGTCTATGCATAGATTATTGAATGTGCTTGCATTTATCTGTGTCTGAAATGACATAGAAAACACGAATCAGATCCTGAACAACATTTTCTTGGGGGAGAACCCCCAAACCCAACTCAAGACTATTAGGCAGCAACATTTACCCATAATTTAGATCAAGTATGATGAATACGTGGGCTTTTGTAATGTCCTGGGGCTGTCTTCcatgtctttttcaaactgctatgAGGGGCCAGAATTTAGAAATTACCTGAAGTACCTTAAAGGCTGATAGTTTATACATAGTCAACCATGTCAGGGTTGTAAGGTCAATCAGCACTTGGTATAAAAGTTTTCGCGCCCCTTTGACCTGTCTTGAGCGTGGCTGTGGTGAGTTGTGCCACACTAATGCTTCAAcacatcaatctgtgttgtcggactgaacattttcctgttttttttgtttgtttagataaagtcttaaattttccttttagaggacttaaaaaggtcttaaaagttattaaatttgctgttaaaaaatgtgTAGATACCCtgcatatttttggactgatgcgacttatagttagAAAAATAcggtagcctgaatgcactgtaagccgCTTTGGGTAAAAGCGCCTGATAAATGTAAAGTTAATACAGTAATACCATTAAAATTTTAgttgtttgttaacattatttaatggaccCGAGTTGACGTGAGcttaaaatgaacattattattattatttttttattttttttatttttttattaaatgaactatGACAGAGATTAGTAAATACTGTAAGCAATgcttatcattcattcattttagtgaatccaTTAACTAATGTTTAATAAGGCATCCTTACATTTGACCCTTTTTTTGCCGTTAAATATTACTCGCTTTGTCCTCAAGGTCATGACACTACAAGATTCTTGTTAGAAAGTAAATGCTTACTAATAGCATAATACTAATTTCTGTGAATATACTTAaccctttttaataattaattttttaaaagatgGTTGTTTATAAGACC
It includes:
- the LOC128031728 gene encoding homeobox-containing protein 1-like isoform X3, which encodes MSHYTDEPRFTIEQIDLLQRLRRSGMTKQEILNALDTLDRLDREHVEKFGHRHAHAGNGAAGINHGNTTTSSNSCTTSSNNLTASSSTTSTATQTGYRGNGLSPSPCNNYDTSPPPTVPTPVPVVAPMVQNGRDSLASMPNGKLSPPRFAVSNTSSRAFAFEHPDEDVDIDDKVEELMRMDSAIIKEEIKAFLGNRRISQAVVAQVTGISQSRISHWLLQQGSDLSEQKKRAFYRWYQLEKTTPGATLAMRPTPMALEDIVEWRQTPPPISSTQGSFRLRRGSRFTWRKECLAVMESYFNDNQYPDEAKREEIANACNAVIQKPGKKLSDLERVTSLKVYNWFANRRKEIKRRANIAILESHGIDVQSPGGHSNSDEIDGNDYGEPVAADHVLGMDDNTGPNEHQDPIALAVEMAAVNHSILALARQGGATSDIKTEVLDDE
- the LOC128031728 gene encoding homeobox-containing protein 1-like isoform X2 — protein: MSHYTDEPRFTIEQIDLLQRLRRSGMTKQEILNALDTLDRLDREHVEKFGHRHAHAGNGAAGINHGNTTTSSNSCTTSSNNLTASSSTTSTATQTGYRGNGLSPSPCNNYDTSPPPTVPTPVPVVAPMVQNGRDSLASMPNGKLSPPRFAVSNTSSRAFAFEHPDEDVDIDDKVEELMRMDSAIIKEEIKAFLGNRRISQAVVAQVTGISQSRISHWLLQQGSDLSEQKKRAFYRWYQLEKTTPGATLAMRPTPMALEDIVEWRQTPPPISSTQGSFRLRRGSRFTWRKECLAVMESYFNDNQYPDEAKREEIANACNAVIQKPGKKLSDLERVTSLKVYNWFANRRKEIKRRANIAAILESHGIDVQSPGGHSNSDEIDGNDYGEPVAADHVLGMDDNTGPNEHQDPIALAVEMAAVNHSILALARQGGATSDIKTEVLDDE
- the LOC128031728 gene encoding homeobox-containing protein 1-like isoform X1; translated protein: MSHYTDEPRFTIEQIDLLQRLRRSGMTKQEILNALDTLDRLDREHVEKFGHRHAHAGNGAAGINHGNTTTSSNSCTTSSNNLTASSSTTSTATQTGYRGNGLSPSPCNNYDTSPPPTVPTPVPVVAPMVQNGRDSLASMPNGKLSPPRFAVSNTSSRAFAFEHPDEDVDIDDKVEELMRMDSAIIKEEIKAFLGNRRISQAVVAQVTGISQSRISHWLLQQGSDLSEQKKRAFYRWYQLEKTTPGATLAMRPTPMALEDIVEWRQTPPPISSTQGSFRLRRGSRFTWRKECLAVMESYFNDNQYPDEAKREEIANACNAVIQKPGKKLSDLERVTSLKVYNWFANRRKEIKRRANIEAAILESHGIDVQSPGGHSNSDEIDGNDYGEPVAADHVLGMDDNTGPNEHQDPIALAVEMAAVNHSILALARQGGATSDIKTEVLDDE